The DNA window CGATAATCGCCGAGGTCAGCGCTGCGGTGCTTTCCAGATCCAGGCGTCGGGCGCTGAACGTGAAGCGTGGATGATCGCCAGCCTGTTCGGCGATGGCGCCGGTCAGCGCTTCGTAATCAGCCGTGTGGCCGAGCAATACCTTCGCCGAGTCGAGGCCGGCGAGGGCAGGGTGATGTTCGAGGTAGTAAAGGAAATGCGAGATCGCGCGGGGCTTATCCATGAGTCCTCCCTGACTGACCGAGAAAAAAGTGGCAGGCACGACCGGCCGGATCATGCCTGCCCGGGATGTCCTACAGAGGCCACATCGCCGTGCCGAACGGAACGACCGCGTCGGCTTGCATCATTTCTACGGCGGCCTCATGGGTCGGTGCTTCAAACCATTCGTCCAGTTGCAGTTCGGTATCCAAGTCTTTTTCCAGTGCTTGCATGGTCGATCTCCTAGATGACTTTCACGGTTGTGACTGGCCGGTCGAGGTGGCCGGCAAGACGTGAAGAACCTAGTTCAGGGACTTTTGTAATGCAAAAAATTATTTATTTAATTTTTAAATGAACTTTTTATTCTGTTTTCCAAGTGCTGTTTTCTTATTTAAAAACAAAAAACTAAGTGGCCGTTTTCATTAGCAAGCTAGCTACCGTCAATTTGCAGACGTCTGACGGAAATGTCTGAAGTGGAAATTTTACGTTACGCACTGTAAATAAATGTTTACGAAAATCCCGCTAAAACCCAATGGAACACCGCGCAATTCGCCGGTGTAAGGAAAAGCTGCCGGAGCCCCGCCCGCCGGGAGCTGCGCAAGGCTCTGGCGCGCTTGTTTCAGAGGCGCTTGAAGGGTGAGATGCGCCCCATGCCTGTCGTGCAGGTGCATAACAAGAAGGAGGCGCAATGAACGCCGTGACTGATCTCCACTTCTCTCCGTGGGACGGTTTTTCCCTCGTCCCCGTCGATGGCCTGCAAAGGCCTGACTCAATTTTTGCAGCCGCTCGAGCGTCTCGAGGCGGACACACGCAATCCCGGCAACCGCCACGCTGATCCAGCGGGGTCTGGCAGCAGGGGGTTAGCGGTGTACAATGCGCCGCGTTTTAACTGTGACCCTCTGCGTAATCGCGCAAAACTCAAGGCTACCCGCCTTGTTCACTCCGCCGCGTCATAAGCGTGTCGGGTTCGATTTCGTCACAGATAAAAACAAACAGGTGACGCATGACCGTTGTAATTGAGCTGAACTCCTGGTGCCTGCGCTGGGGTTTGATCGGGGCTGCTTGAAATCGCAACCTTGCAGCAACGTCTACTGAACATCATCAAACCTTGCGTGAGACCTTTTTCATGAGTGGACAACCCTCGCAATCAGGCGAGCTGAAACGCGGCCTGAAAAATCGCCACATTCAACTGATCGCCCTCGGTGGCGCGATCGGTACCGGATTGTTCCTCGGCTCGGCCGGGGTGCTGAAATCCGCCGGCCCGTCGATGATCCTCGGCTATGCCATCTGCGGCTTCATCGCCTTCATGATCATGCGCCAGTTGGGCGAAATGATCGTCGAAGAGCCGGTGGCCGGTTCCTTCAGCCATTTTGCGCACAAGTACTGGGGCGGCTTTGCCGGCTTCCTGTCGGGCTGGAACTGCTGGATCCTGTACATTCTGGTGGGCATGTCCGAGCTGACAGCCGTCGGCAAATACATTCACTATTGGGCGCCGGAGATCCCGAGCTGGGTCACCGCTGCCGCATTCTTCGTGCTGATCAACGCGATCAACCTGGCCAACGTCAAAGTCTTCGGTGAAGCCGAATTCTGGTTCGCGATCATCAAGGTCGTGGCCATCGTCGGCATGATTGCCCTCGGCAGCTACCTGCTGGTCAGCGGCCACGGCGGCCCGCAAGCCTCGGTCAGCAACCTGTGGTCCCACGGCGGCTTCTTCCCCAACGGCGTCAGCGGTCTGGTGATGGCCATGGCGATCATCATGTTTTCGTTTGGCGGTCTGGAAATGCTCGGTTTCACCGCAGCCGAGGCCGACAAGCCGAAAACCGTGATCCCGAAAGCAATCAACCAGGTGATCTACCGGATCCTGATTTTCTACATCGGCGCCCTGGTGATCCTGCTGTCGCTGACGCCATGGGACAGCCTGCTGGAAACCCTCAACGCCTCCGGCGATTCCTACAGCGGTAGCCCGTTCGTGCAAGTGTTCTCGATGCTGGGCAGTGACACCGCTGCGCACATCCTCAACTTTGTCGTGCTGACGGCGGCGCTGTCGGTCTACAACAGCGGCACCTACTGCAACAGCCGCATGTTGCT is part of the Pseudomonas sp. TH06 genome and encodes:
- a CDS encoding amino acid permease, translating into MSGQPSQSGELKRGLKNRHIQLIALGGAIGTGLFLGSAGVLKSAGPSMILGYAICGFIAFMIMRQLGEMIVEEPVAGSFSHFAHKYWGGFAGFLSGWNCWILYILVGMSELTAVGKYIHYWAPEIPSWVTAAAFFVLINAINLANVKVFGEAEFWFAIIKVVAIVGMIALGSYLLVSGHGGPQASVSNLWSHGGFFPNGVSGLVMAMAIIMFSFGGLEMLGFTAAEADKPKTVIPKAINQVIYRILIFYIGALVILLSLTPWDSLLETLNASGDSYSGSPFVQVFSMLGSDTAAHILNFVVLTAALSVYNSGTYCNSRMLLGMAEQGDAPKGLAKIDKRGVPVRSILASAAVTLIAVLLNYLIPQHALELLMSLVVATLVINWAMISFSHFKFRQHMNKTNQTPLFKALWYPYGNYVCLAFVLFILGVMLLIPGIQISVYAIPVWVVFMWVCYVIKNKRGAQQALHASGSVAK